A genomic stretch from Ovis canadensis isolate MfBH-ARS-UI-01 breed Bighorn chromosome 5, ARS-UI_OviCan_v2, whole genome shotgun sequence includes:
- the LOC138441816 gene encoding olfactory receptor 2M5-like: MWGGNETEPTNFILLGFFPEFRYITALVSIVLLIYMAAFIGNTLLVLLIWLDSRLHTPMYFLLGQLSLMDLTLTSSIIPKMVANFFSGWQSISFLACGTQIFFSLTVAIGECILITVMCFDRYVAICNPLRYPVIMSPRMCWQMAAMSWAGGALTSFGHTAFTLHFHICSPREIPHFFCEVMAVLRIVCEDISAYEKAIVVTSILVLLLPLSLILSSYVLIFLSVLRMNSPEVRNKTLATCSSHLCVVGLYFGPGMCIYMRPGSAKTPKLNQGLFLFGTVLTPLLNPLAYSLRNKEVICSLKKLMGRFQSTR, translated from the coding sequence ATGTGGGGAGGGAATGAGACAGAACCCACAAATTTCATCCTCCTGGGATTCTTCCCTGAATTTAGATACATCACAGCTTTGGTTTCCATTGTTCTCCTCATCTACATGGCTGCCTTCATTGGCAACACTCTGCTGGTCCTCCTCATTTGGTTGGATTCCCGGCTCCATACCCCCATGTACTTCCTGCTCGGTCAGCTCTCTTTAATGGATTTGACTTTGACCTCTAGCATCATACCCAAGATGGTGGCCAATTTCTTCTCTGGATGGCAAAGCATCTCATTCTTGGCTTGTGGGactcaaatatttttctcactGACAGTAGCCATTGGAGAATGCATCCTTATAACTGTCATGTGTTTTGATCGCTATGTGGCTATCTGCAATCCCCTGCGGTACCCTGTCATCATGAGTCCTAGGATGTGCTGGCAGATGGCTGCCATGTCTTGGGCTGGAGGTGCCCTTACTTCCTTTGGCCACACTGCTTTCACCTTACATTTTCACATCTGTAGCCCCAGAGAGATTCCTCACTTCTTCTGTGAAGTCATGGCTGTTCTTAGGATTGTTTGTGAGGACATCTCAGCCTATGAGAAGGCTATAGTGGTGACCAGCATCCTAGTCCTGCTGCTGCCCTTATCTCTCATCTTGTCCTCCTACGTTCTCATCTTCCTTTCTGTACTCCGAATGAACTCCCcagaagtcaggaacaagactcTGGCCACTTGCTCCTCTCATCTCTGTGTGGTGGGTCTCTATTTTGGTCCAGGTATGTGCATCTACATGAGGCCTGGTTCTGCCAAGACTCCAaagttgaaccagggtctctttctCTTTGGGACTGTCCTTACCCCTCTGCTGAACCCTCTTGCATACAGTCTCAGAAACAAAGAAGTTATATGTTCACTAAAAAAGTTGATGGGGAGGTTTCAGTCCACCAGATAG